In Daucus carota subsp. sativus chromosome 4, DH1 v3.0, whole genome shotgun sequence, one DNA window encodes the following:
- the LOC108217294 gene encoding geraniol 8-hydroxylase, with the protein MDIAIICALYIFLAFTLLSLLKSKRKHNQKLPPGPYPLPIIGNMHKLGKSPHRSLAELAQVYGPIMRLKLGQITTIVISSSSIAQEVLQKQDAAFSNRPLPESTRACDHHKYSVVWLPVGSRWRSLRKILKSNLFTAKKLNENQHLRSRKVDELIRYCEKCSQSGEAVDIGRAAFLTTLNLLSNTIFSKDMTDSYDNSEAKEFRDLVWNIVVELGKPNLVDFFPIPAWIDPQGIYLRITGYSEKLIRLFDGLVNERSELKRLANFLENTSTKDVLDELLRILQTNEIDKTQIQHLFMDLFVAGTDTTSSTVEWAMSEILRNPETLLKAKAELNQVIGKGKMIGEEDISKLVYLRCILKETVRLHPPTPFLVPRQVNEEVELCGYTVPKNSQVLVSAWAIGRDPMLWKDPLSFQPERFMDSEIDFIGHDYELIPFGAGRRMCPGLPLAMRMVPVMLGSLINCFEWKLEGGIAPEELNMEEKVGLALAKLHPLRAIATSVVT; encoded by the exons atGGATATAGCTATAATCTGCGCATTGTACATATTCCTAGCCTTTACTCTCCTCTCACTTTTGAAATCTAAGCGCAAACATAATCAAAAACTTCCACCAGGACCCTACCCTCTGCCCATCATTGGAAATATGCACAAACTGGGCAAGAGCCCCCATAGATCCTTAGCCGAACTTGCTCAAGTTTACGGTCCAATCATGCGTCTGAAACTAGGCCAGATAACCACCATTGTCATTTCTTCATCAAGCATCGCTCAAGAAGTCCTCCAAAAGCAAGACGCGGCATTCTCTAACCGGCCTCTGCCCGAATCTACACGTGCTTGCGACCATCATAAATATTCAGTAGTATGGTTGCCTGTTGGAAGTCGATGGAGAAGCCTAAGAAAAATTCTCAAGTCAAATCTATTTACAGCTAAAAAGCTCAATGAAAATCAGCATCTACGGAGCAGGAAGGTGGATGAGCTTATTAGATACTGTGAGAAGTGTAGCCAGAGTGGGGAGGCTGTAGACATTGGCCGTGCTGCTTTTCTGACTACGCTCAATCTTTTATCAAACACTATATTTTCAAAAGATATGACAGATTCATATGACAATTCGGAGGCTAAGGAGTTCAGGGACTTGGTGTGGAATATTGTGGTTGAGCTCGGCAAGCCTAATTTGGTAGATTTTTTTCCTATTCCAGCGTGGATTGATCCACAAGGTATATATCTGCGAATAACTGGCTATTCTGAGAAGCTAATTCGGTTATTTGATGGACTGGTAAATGAGAGATCAGAGTTGAAGAGATTGGCAAACTTCTTGGAGAACACGAGTACGAAGGACGTGCTTGATGAACTTTTAAGAATACTACAAACAAATGAGATTGATAAAACTCAGATACAACACTTGTTTATG GACTTATTTGTTGCGGGAACAGATACAACGTCAAGTACTGTGGAATGGGCAATGTCTGAGATATTGAGAAATCCAGAAACATTATTGAAGGCCAAAGCTGAGCTGAACCAAGTAATTGGAAAAGGCAAGATGATAGGAGAAGAAGACATATCTAAGTTGGTTTACTTGCGATGTATTCTGAAAGAAACTGTAAGGTTACACCCCCCAACACCCTTCTTAGTACCACGCCAAGTAAACGAGGAAGTGGAACTCTGTGGCTACACAGTTCCAAAGAATTCACAAGTGCTGGTCAGTGCTTGGGCTATTGGACGCGATCCCATGCTATGGAAAGATCCCTTGTCATTCCAACCAGAGAGGTTCATGGACTCTGAAATTGATTTCATTGGGCATGATTACGAGCTGATTCCATTTGGTGCAGGCCGAAGGATGTGTCCTGGATTGCCATTAGCAATGAGAATGGTGCCGGTTATGTTAGGTTCCCTTATAAATTGTTTCGAATGGAAACTTGAGGGTGGGATTGCACCAGAGGAGTTGAACATGGAGGAAAAGGTTGGGCTAGCTCTAGCAAAGCTTCATCCGCTTCGTGCCATAGCAACATCAGTTGTTACTTAA